ACATTTCCCTCTCTCCCAAATCCAAGAAAATATGGATAAGCTCGATAAAGACAAACATTATTATGCGATCTGTAACAGTGGGAGAACCTCTAAACAAGCCAGCCAAATCCTAAGCCAGCACGGTTTTGATGTCACTAACGTTGAAAAAGGAACCCTTGGCTATCCAGGTAGCCTAGAAAAATCTTAAAGTCAGTCGTGCCTTAATATAATCATTAAAAACATGCTGTCTTAGTGGCTAGCATGTTTTTTGTATTTCAAAAAATATTTATGTTTATTTAGCTTATCATATAAAATTTCAAAAAAATCTATACCCAATCGAGAATAAGTTTGGTAGGATAGTTATTATATCAGGCGATCAAGCTTAATAAACTTTTTAGAATGGAGCATGATTATGACCAAGCGTCTTGAAAAACGGAAAATTGGTTTGGTTCCTCGTATTATTTTAGCCATTATTTTAGGTATTGTTGTGGGCCGCTTACCAATTGTTCCCGAATTTATACTACAGATTTTTGCGACTTTTACTACAATTTTCTCTGACTTCCTTAGCTTTGTCATTCCCTTTATGATCATTGGTTTTGTGGTCCAAGGAATTGCTGACTTGAGCCAAGGGGCAGGAAAATTACTGGGGATAACGGTCTTAACCTCTTATATTTCAACCGTCATCGGTGGTTTACTGGCCTATCTGGTTGCCAGCAACCTCTTTCCTCTATTCATCACGACTGACCTGGTTGACCAACTCAGTGAAGCCGGCGAAGGAATCAAGCCCTTATTCACTATTCCCTTAGAACCTTTCTTTGATGTGACTGGTGCTATTATCTTTGCCTTTATGATGGGGCTGGGGATTTCCTGGTTACGTCAACTCGGCCGCGGAAAAGTTCTCTATGAGGCCTTCAGCGACTTCGGAGGGATCATCAGTCAAGTACTGGCCACCATCATTGTACCGCTCTTACCGGTTTATATTTTCGGTAATATTGCCAATTTAGCCTACACGGGGACGGTCTTTGCGATTTTAAATGTCTTTTGGAAGGTCTTTATCTGCGTGTTGATTATGCATTTACTTTACATTACTTTCCTCTTCTTTGTCTTTGGGACCTATGCCGGCAAGAATCCGATCGAACTCATCAAAAATCAAATCCCTGGCTACATGACTGCCCTAGGCACTCAATCCTCAGCTGCCACCATTCCAGTCAATGTTAAATGTGCTTTAAAGAACGGGGTTTCTGAAGGGATCGCTAACTTTGTCGTACCGCTCTGTGCGACTATTCATTTAGCAGGATCGATTATCACCATCACTTCCTGCGCAACGACCCTGTTATTGATTTATGATATGCCACACGGTTTCTTGATGATGCTTGGTTTTATCCTCATGTTAGGAGTTGCCATGGTTGCTGCTCCAGGAACTCCAGGGGGCGCCATTATGTCTGCTCTACCTTTCCTACCTATGATTGGGATCGCTAGTCAGGCCATGCAACAAATTATGATCTCCCTATATATCACCCAAGATAGCTTTGGGACTGCTGCTAATGTATCTGGAGACAATGCCATCGCCGTCTTTATCGATAAAATCTACCAGGAAAAAATTAAGTCCAGTGACCAATAATTTGTCATAAGGAATTTGAAATATAATTAAAAAATGCTTCCGCATTCTAAGTGTTAGCGGAAGCATTTTTTATTTAATATAAGCCCAAATATTGAAAGAGCGGAACCAGAATAAGGGGGATGAAGGTAGCTGGCAACATGTTCGAGACTTTGAAATCTTTGACCTCAAAAAGACTAAGGCCAATCACCCCAATCAGAAGTGACCCAACCGCCGATAACTCATTGAGAGAAGCTTCCGGCAAGTAAGGAGCTAGCCACTGAGCTAAGAGCGCAATGCCCCCTTCATAACAGATAATCGGTAAACTGGCAAAAGCTGGACTCATCCCATAGGTTGCCCCAAGAATAAGCACAATAATAAAGTCCAAAATCGATTTAGCAAATAAGGTGGCATGG
This genomic window from Aerococcus sp. Group 1 contains:
- a CDS encoding rhodanese-like domain-containing protein is translated as MKEISSDAFYQKIKNGEEPNVLDVRDQAAYQAGHVPGAKHFPLSQIQENMDKLDKDKHYYAICNSGRTSKQASQILSQHGFDVTNVEKGTLGYPGSLEKS
- a CDS encoding dicarboxylate/amino acid:cation symporter; the encoded protein is MTKRLEKRKIGLVPRIILAIILGIVVGRLPIVPEFILQIFATFTTIFSDFLSFVIPFMIIGFVVQGIADLSQGAGKLLGITVLTSYISTVIGGLLAYLVASNLFPLFITTDLVDQLSEAGEGIKPLFTIPLEPFFDVTGAIIFAFMMGLGISWLRQLGRGKVLYEAFSDFGGIISQVLATIIVPLLPVYIFGNIANLAYTGTVFAILNVFWKVFICVLIMHLLYITFLFFVFGTYAGKNPIELIKNQIPGYMTALGTQSSAATIPVNVKCALKNGVSEGIANFVVPLCATIHLAGSIITITSCATTLLLIYDMPHGFLMMLGFILMLGVAMVAAPGTPGGAIMSALPFLPMIGIASQAMQQIMISLYITQDSFGTAANVSGDNAIAVFIDKIYQEKIKSSDQ